In Modestobacter versicolor, a single genomic region encodes these proteins:
- a CDS encoding heavy metal translocating P-type ATPase, translating into MPGATALPDGGGGDPVVVADAGGRLRIAVPALTGRSARAVRLEDALDEVPGVLAVQAFPVTGQVVVWLTRDADRAEVLAVVAGARELPADAAVARRPRSADVANTELLRIGIGGAALALLGIRRYGFGRPPVLSGRSRLVASAITLFTGYPFVKGAFGALAGKRTAGTDALVTAATFASLLLRENVVALTVLWLLNIGEWMQTLTLRRTRRAISALLAGTETTAWVVVPGEGGEPDVERQVDLAQLRVGDLVVVHEQTTLPVDGTVIEGAGVVDQAAITGEPLPVSVTAGAVVHAGSVNLRGRLVVRASATGSDTAIGRIIARVEQAQDDRAPIQTVGENFSRRFVPASFALAGLTWLVTRDVRRAMTMLLVACPCAVGLSTPTAVSAAIGNGASRGVLIKGGAHLEAAGRIDAVVFDKTGTLTIGRPVVTNIVSFSAAWTPEEVLGYAASSEVHSRHPLAQAVIRSTEERHVFIPPHEECEVLLGLGMRTQADGRVLLLGSEPLMASEGVTVGADARDWLDRLRAAAETPLLLAVDGELVGLVSLRDEVRPEAREVLDALRATGVERIVMLTGDHAATAAAVAAELGVTEWQAEVLPEHKQDAVAALQAEGHTVAMVGDGTNDAPALAAADIGIAMGVSGTDVAVETADVALVGDDLRHLLDLRELGGRTLQIVRQNYGMSIAVNGIGLLVAGGGALSPVLAAVLHNASSVAVAGNSARLVRYRGVERHDPAIEPDGMVPAGPAGS; encoded by the coding sequence ATGCCGGGCGCGACGGCACTGCCCGACGGCGGCGGAGGGGACCCGGTCGTCGTCGCCGATGCCGGTGGCCGGCTGCGGATCGCCGTGCCGGCGCTGACCGGGCGGTCGGCGCGCGCCGTCCGGCTCGAGGACGCCCTCGACGAGGTGCCCGGCGTGCTGGCGGTGCAGGCGTTCCCGGTCACCGGCCAGGTCGTCGTCTGGCTGACCCGCGACGCCGACCGGGCCGAGGTGCTGGCCGTGGTCGCCGGCGCGCGCGAGCTGCCGGCCGACGCCGCGGTGGCCCGCCGCCCCCGGTCGGCCGACGTCGCCAACACCGAGCTGCTGCGGATCGGCATCGGCGGTGCCGCCCTCGCCCTGCTCGGCATCCGCCGCTACGGGTTCGGCCGCCCGCCGGTGCTGTCCGGCCGCAGCCGGCTGGTGGCCAGCGCGATCACCCTGTTCACCGGCTACCCCTTCGTGAAGGGCGCCTTCGGCGCGCTCGCCGGCAAGCGGACGGCGGGCACCGACGCGCTGGTCACCGCCGCGACGTTCGCCAGCCTGCTGCTGCGGGAGAACGTCGTCGCCCTCACCGTGCTGTGGCTGCTCAACATCGGCGAGTGGATGCAGACGCTCACCCTGCGGCGCACCCGCCGGGCCATCTCCGCGCTGCTGGCCGGCACCGAGACCACCGCCTGGGTCGTCGTCCCGGGCGAGGGCGGCGAGCCCGACGTGGAGCGCCAGGTCGACCTGGCCCAGCTGCGGGTCGGCGACCTGGTCGTGGTGCACGAGCAGACCACCCTCCCGGTCGACGGGACGGTCATCGAGGGCGCCGGCGTGGTCGACCAGGCCGCCATCACCGGCGAGCCGCTGCCGGTGTCGGTGACGGCGGGCGCCGTCGTCCACGCCGGGTCGGTCAACCTGCGCGGGCGGCTGGTCGTCCGGGCGTCGGCCACCGGCTCGGACACCGCCATCGGCCGGATCATCGCCCGGGTCGAGCAGGCCCAGGACGACCGGGCGCCGATCCAGACCGTCGGGGAGAACTTCTCCCGGCGCTTCGTCCCGGCGTCCTTCGCGCTGGCCGGGCTGACCTGGCTGGTCACCCGGGACGTCCGGCGGGCGATGACGATGCTGCTGGTCGCCTGCCCCTGCGCGGTCGGGCTGTCGACGCCGACCGCGGTCAGCGCCGCCATCGGCAACGGCGCCTCGCGCGGCGTGCTGATCAAGGGCGGCGCCCACCTGGAGGCGGCCGGCCGGATCGACGCCGTGGTGTTCGACAAGACCGGCACGCTGACCATCGGCCGGCCCGTGGTCACCAACATCGTCTCCTTCTCCGCGGCCTGGACCCCCGAGGAGGTGCTGGGCTACGCGGCCAGCTCGGAGGTGCACTCGCGGCACCCGCTGGCCCAGGCGGTGATCCGCTCGACCGAGGAGCGGCACGTCTTCATCCCGCCGCACGAGGAGTGCGAGGTGCTGCTGGGGCTGGGCATGCGCACCCAGGCCGACGGCCGGGTGCTGCTGCTGGGCAGCGAGCCGCTGATGGCGAGCGAGGGGGTGACCGTCGGCGCGGACGCCCGCGACTGGCTGGACCGGCTGCGCGCCGCTGCGGAGACACCGCTGCTGCTCGCGGTGGACGGCGAGCTGGTCGGGCTGGTCAGCCTGCGCGACGAGGTGCGGCCGGAGGCCCGTGAGGTGCTCGACGCGCTGCGCGCCACCGGCGTCGAGCGCATCGTCATGCTCACCGGCGACCACGCGGCGACGGCAGCAGCGGTCGCCGCCGAGCTCGGCGTCACCGAGTGGCAGGCCGAGGTGCTCCCCGAGCACAAGCAGGACGCCGTTGCCGCGCTGCAGGCCGAGGGGCACACCGTGGCGATGGTCGGCGACGGCACCAACGACGCCCCGGCGCTGGCCGCGGCCGACATCGGCATCGCCATGGGGGTCTCGGGCACCGACGTCGCGGTGGAGACCGCCGACGTCGCCCTGGTCGGCGACGACCTGCGACACCTGCTCGACCTGCGCGAGCTGGGCGGGCGCACGCTGCAGATCGTCCGGCAGAACTACGGCATGTCGATCGCGGTGAACGGCATCGGGCTGCTGGTCGCCGGCGGCGGTGCCCTCTCCCCCGTGCTCGCGGCGGTCCTGCACAACGCCTCGTCCGTCGCGGTGGCCGGCAACTCGGCCCGCCTGGTCCGCTACCGCGGGGTGGAGCGGCACGACCCGGCCATCGAGCCGGACGGGATGGTGCCGGCCGGCCCCGCCGGGAGCTGA
- a CDS encoding TIGR03943 family putative permease subunit, with protein MTARPDRTTQHVLLLLLGVVVLVVAGSDRYLDYVRPGFRPFLLAAGVVVVALAATGLLRRPGGPRAGHEHPGPAVGWLLAAPVAVVLVVAPPALGAYSAARLPTAPPAVPAAPPSPGIGADDPGADHRTMTLLSYTIWSQQPDPSPLADRRVRLVGFVTPREAGGWYLTRFRINCCAADATALRVAVIDGSAEFAPDQWVEVVGHFTEPVVDPVAGYALPAIEPASTRLVPPPAEPYE; from the coding sequence GTGACCGCCCGCCCCGACCGCACGACCCAGCACGTGCTCCTGCTGCTGCTGGGCGTCGTGGTGCTGGTGGTGGCCGGCAGCGACCGGTACCTGGACTACGTCCGGCCCGGCTTCCGGCCCTTCCTGCTGGCGGCGGGCGTGGTCGTCGTGGCCCTGGCGGCCACCGGGCTGCTCCGCCGTCCGGGCGGGCCCCGGGCCGGGCACGAGCACCCTGGGCCCGCGGTCGGCTGGCTGCTGGCCGCGCCGGTCGCCGTCGTGCTGGTCGTGGCGCCGCCCGCCCTCGGCGCGTACAGCGCGGCCCGGCTGCCGACCGCCCCGCCGGCCGTGCCCGCCGCCCCGCCGTCGCCGGGCATCGGGGCGGACGACCCGGGCGCCGACCACCGCACGATGACCCTGCTGTCCTACACGATCTGGTCGCAGCAGCCCGATCCGTCGCCGCTGGCGGACCGGCGGGTGCGCCTGGTCGGCTTCGTCACGCCGCGGGAGGCCGGTGGGTGGTACCTCACCCGGTTCCGGATCAACTGCTGCGCCGCCGATGCGACCGCGCTCCGGGTGGCCGTGATCGACGGGTCGGCGGAGTTCGCGCCCGACCAGTGGGTCGAGGTGGTCGGGCACTTCACCGAGCCGGTGGTGGACCCGGTGGCCGGGTACGCCCTGCCCGCCATCGAGCCGGCCTCGACGCGGCTCGTGCCGCCGCCGGCCGAGCCCTACGAGTGA
- a CDS encoding Fur family transcriptional regulator has translation MIRNTRQRAAVNAVFDELEGFHSAQEVHARMRAAGDSIGLSTVYRAVQALVDDGELDSIRTDGGESIYRRCSTRHHHHLVCRSCGRTEEVEGPTVERWADRVAAEHGFVDVRHTLEIFGTCQACHRADQAAPVTSGDGQG, from the coding sequence ATGATCCGCAACACCCGCCAGCGAGCCGCGGTCAACGCGGTCTTCGACGAGCTCGAGGGCTTCCACAGCGCCCAGGAGGTGCACGCCCGGATGCGGGCCGCGGGCGACTCGATCGGGCTGTCGACCGTCTACCGGGCGGTGCAGGCCCTGGTCGACGACGGCGAGCTGGACTCGATCCGCACCGACGGTGGGGAGTCGATCTACCGGCGCTGCAGCACCCGGCACCACCACCACCTGGTCTGCCGCAGCTGCGGCCGCACCGAGGAGGTGGAGGGCCCGACGGTCGAGCGGTGGGCCGACCGGGTGGCCGCCGAGCACGGCTTCGTCGACGTCCGGCACACCCTGGAGATCTTCGGCACCTGCCAGGCCTGCCACCGCGCCGACCAGGCCGCCCCGGTCACCTCGGGGGACGGCCAGGGCTGA
- a CDS encoding metal ABC transporter solute-binding protein, Zn/Mn family has protein sequence MRIARMGVALTAASTLLLLSACGSDDDSAAAAEDGVSVVASTNVYGAIVSAVAGDDVEVTAIIDDPSADPHSYEANTRTQLAISEADLIVENGGGYDDFVDTMVSASDTDAPVINAVELSGREAEAEDAGEELNEHVWYDLETVEKLADELVTQLSEIDPDGAETYEANGAEFTEQLQALVAAEQEARAGTEGAGVAITEPVPGYLLDALGAENRTPEEFSEAIEEGGDVSPAVLQETLDLFSSGQVQALVYNEQTTGAETEQVLAAAEAAGVAVVPVTETLPEGEDYVSWMQANIDAVAGALSA, from the coding sequence ATGCGCATCGCCCGGATGGGCGTGGCCCTCACCGCCGCGTCGACACTGCTGCTGCTGAGCGCCTGCGGGTCGGACGACGACTCCGCCGCTGCCGCGGAGGACGGCGTCTCCGTCGTCGCCTCCACCAACGTCTACGGCGCGATCGTCTCGGCGGTCGCCGGCGACGACGTCGAGGTCACCGCGATCATCGACGACCCCTCGGCCGACCCGCACTCCTACGAGGCGAACACCCGCACCCAGCTGGCCATCTCCGAGGCCGACCTGATCGTGGAGAACGGCGGGGGCTACGACGACTTCGTCGACACGATGGTCTCGGCCAGCGACACCGACGCCCCGGTGATCAACGCCGTCGAGCTCTCCGGTCGCGAGGCCGAGGCGGAGGACGCCGGCGAGGAGCTCAACGAGCACGTCTGGTACGACCTGGAGACCGTCGAGAAGCTCGCCGACGAGCTGGTGACCCAGCTCAGCGAGATCGACCCGGACGGCGCCGAGACCTACGAGGCCAACGGTGCCGAGTTCACCGAGCAGCTGCAGGCGCTGGTGGCCGCCGAGCAGGAGGCACGGGCGGGCACGGAGGGTGCCGGCGTCGCGATCACCGAGCCGGTCCCCGGCTACCTGCTCGACGCGCTGGGCGCGGAGAACCGCACCCCCGAGGAGTTCTCCGAGGCGATCGAGGAGGGCGGCGACGTCTCCCCGGCCGTGCTCCAGGAGACCCTCGACCTGTTCAGCAGTGGCCAGGTGCAGGCGCTGGTCTACAACGAGCAGACGACGGGCGCGGAGACCGAGCAGGTCCTCGCGGCGGCCGAGGCGGCCGGCGTGGCCGTCGTGCCGGTGACCGAGACCCTCCCCGAGGGCGAGGACTACGTCAGCTGGATGCAGGCCAACATCGACGCCGTCGCCGGCGCGCTGTCGGCCTGA
- a CDS encoding NADP-dependent oxidoreductase, whose translation MSRVVVATAFGGPEVLSVVEQPTGSPGAGQVLLEVRAAGVNPADWKGYTGAFGTDPAKLPLRLGFEASGVVAAVGPDAVGPAGPLAVGDAVIGFRLRGAYASSLVVPATALVPKPAALDWAEAAGLMLTGATAVHALTAIGAGAGDTVLVHGAAGGVGQALVQLAVAGGARVIGTAGASGAETVRRLGGEPVGYGDGLAERVRAMAPDGVTAAVDAVGTDEALDTSLELVGDRQRIATIANFARGGQAGIKVLGSGPGADPGTALRDAARLGLTALVEAGRLEVQVAGRYPLDDVAAAHREGMTGHSHGKLVLVP comes from the coding sequence ATGAGCCGCGTCGTCGTCGCCACCGCGTTCGGTGGTCCCGAGGTCCTGTCCGTGGTCGAGCAGCCGACGGGCTCGCCGGGCGCCGGGCAGGTGCTGCTCGAGGTCCGCGCCGCCGGCGTCAACCCGGCGGACTGGAAGGGCTACACCGGCGCCTTCGGCACCGACCCGGCGAAGCTGCCACTGCGGCTGGGCTTCGAGGCCTCCGGCGTGGTCGCCGCCGTCGGCCCGGACGCCGTCGGCCCGGCGGGGCCGCTCGCGGTGGGCGACGCGGTGATCGGCTTCCGGCTGCGCGGTGCCTACGCCTCCTCCCTCGTCGTCCCGGCCACGGCGCTGGTGCCCAAGCCCGCCGCGCTCGACTGGGCCGAGGCGGCCGGGCTCATGCTCACCGGCGCGACGGCGGTGCACGCGCTGACCGCGATCGGTGCCGGAGCCGGGGACACGGTGCTGGTGCACGGTGCGGCCGGGGGAGTGGGCCAGGCGCTGGTGCAGCTCGCGGTGGCCGGCGGTGCGCGGGTGATCGGCACGGCCGGGGCGTCCGGCGCGGAGACGGTGCGCCGGCTGGGCGGCGAGCCGGTGGGCTACGGCGACGGGCTGGCCGAGCGGGTGCGGGCGATGGCGCCGGACGGCGTCACCGCCGCCGTCGACGCGGTCGGCACCGACGAGGCGCTGGACACCTCGCTGGAGCTGGTCGGCGACCGGCAGCGGATCGCCACCATCGCCAACTTCGCCCGCGGCGGGCAGGCCGGCATCAAGGTGCTGGGCAGCGGGCCCGGCGCCGACCCGGGCACCGCGCTGCGCGACGCCGCCCGGTTGGGGCTGACCGCGCTGGTGGAGGCCGGCCGGCTGGAGGTGCAGGTCGCCGGCCGGTACCCGCTGGACGACGTCGCCGCCGCGCACCGCGAGGGCATGACCGGGCACAGCCACGGCAAGCTCGTGCTGGTCCCCTGA
- a CDS encoding permease — MVVLHFAAPDVLDRPAVLAWSTVFVAVCLQALPFLVLGVALSAAIGTLVPPSFFARALPRRPALAVPVAGVAGVVLPGCECASVPVAGSLVRRGVTPAAALAFLLAAPAINPVVLVATAVAFPGQPEVVAARFAASLGVALVMGWLWTLVGRADWLRLPAPAAGVPGASRAAVFRDAMQHDLVHAGGFLVVGAATAATLSALVPRRWLDEVAGSPVLSVLVLAALAVVLAICSEADAFVAASLTSFSLTSRLVFLVVGPAVDVKLVALQAGTFGRRFALRFAPVTLVVAVLVAVGVGEVLL; from the coding sequence GTGGTCGTGCTGCACTTCGCCGCACCCGACGTCCTGGACCGGCCGGCCGTGCTGGCCTGGAGCACCGTCTTCGTCGCGGTCTGCCTGCAGGCGCTGCCGTTCCTGGTGCTGGGCGTGGCGTTGTCGGCCGCCATCGGCACGCTGGTGCCGCCGTCGTTCTTCGCCCGGGCGCTGCCGCGCCGGCCGGCCCTGGCGGTGCCGGTCGCCGGCGTGGCCGGCGTCGTCCTGCCCGGCTGCGAGTGCGCGTCGGTCCCGGTCGCCGGCAGCCTGGTGCGCCGGGGCGTGACCCCCGCCGCGGCGCTGGCCTTCCTGCTCGCCGCGCCGGCGATCAACCCGGTGGTGCTGGTGGCCACGGCGGTGGCGTTCCCCGGCCAGCCGGAGGTGGTGGCGGCGCGGTTCGCCGCCTCCCTCGGGGTCGCGCTGGTGATGGGCTGGCTGTGGACCCTGGTGGGCCGCGCCGACTGGCTCCGGCTGCCGGCCCCCGCGGCGGGCGTCCCCGGCGCCTCCCGGGCGGCGGTGTTCCGCGACGCGATGCAGCACGACCTGGTGCACGCCGGGGGCTTCCTCGTGGTGGGCGCCGCGACCGCCGCCACGCTCAGCGCGCTGGTGCCGCGCCGCTGGCTGGACGAGGTCGCCGGCTCGCCGGTGCTGTCGGTGCTGGTGCTGGCCGCGCTCGCCGTCGTGCTGGCGATCTGCTCGGAGGCCGACGCGTTCGTGGCCGCCAGCCTCACCTCGTTCTCGCTCACCTCCCGGCTGGTCTTCCTGGTCGTCGGCCCGGCGGTCGACGTCAAGCTGGTCGCGCTGCAGGCGGGCACCTTCGGCCGCCGCTTCGCGCTCCGGTTCGCACCGGTCACCCTGGTGGTGGCCGTGCTGGTGGCCGTCGGTGTCGGCGAGGTGCTGCTGTGA
- a CDS encoding metal ABC transporter ATP-binding protein, which yields MSAPLSARGAAVRFGDRVLWSDLDVDVQPGEFLAVLGPNGAGKSTFLKAALGQQPLSAGELQVAGRPPGRADRSIGYVPQQKSMGAATPLRARDLVGLGIDGDRYGVRRRSRADRARIDEALGAVGAAGYADAPIGLLSGGEQQRVRIAQALVGDPQLLLCDEPLLSLDLGHQRAVTGVIDRRRREHGTAVVFVTHEINPVLGLVDRVLYIAAGRHRLGTPAEVFTSESLSDLYRTPVDVLTVQGRVVVVGTPEHPSAGHHDLPPALQVAHR from the coding sequence GTGAGCGCTCCGCTCTCGGCGCGGGGGGCCGCGGTCCGCTTCGGCGACCGGGTGCTGTGGAGCGACCTCGACGTGGACGTGCAGCCGGGGGAGTTCCTGGCGGTGCTCGGGCCCAACGGGGCGGGGAAGTCCACCTTCCTCAAGGCGGCGCTGGGGCAGCAGCCGCTCTCGGCGGGTGAGCTGCAGGTCGCCGGCCGCCCGCCCGGGCGGGCCGACCGGTCGATCGGCTACGTGCCGCAGCAGAAGTCGATGGGTGCGGCGACCCCGCTGCGCGCCCGCGACCTGGTCGGCCTGGGCATCGACGGCGACCGGTACGGAGTGCGCCGTCGGAGCCGGGCCGACCGTGCGCGGATCGACGAGGCGCTCGGGGCGGTGGGGGCTGCCGGGTACGCCGACGCCCCGATCGGCCTGCTCTCCGGGGGCGAGCAGCAGCGGGTGCGGATCGCCCAGGCGCTGGTCGGTGACCCGCAGCTGCTGCTCTGCGACGAGCCGCTGCTCTCCCTGGACCTGGGCCACCAGCGGGCCGTCACCGGGGTGATCGACCGGCGCCGGCGGGAGCACGGGACGGCCGTCGTCTTCGTCACCCACGAGATCAACCCGGTGCTCGGGCTGGTCGACCGGGTGCTCTACATCGCCGCCGGGCGGCACCGGCTGGGCACCCCGGCCGAGGTGTTCACCTCCGAGTCGCTCAGCGACCTGTACCGGACGCCGGTCGACGTGCTCACCGTCCAGGGGCGGGTCGTGGTGGTCGGCACGCCCGAGCACCCGTCCGCCGGGCACCACGACCTGCCGCCCGCGCTGCAGGTGGCCCACCGGTGA
- a CDS encoding ArsR/SmtB family transcription factor — MTAAPRREDAAAPRVHPGTVQAASSLLAALAAPMRLSIVASLLQHETRCVHQLVDELGAAQPLVSQHLRVLREAGLVVGERRHREVHYALVDQHVGHIVRDALDHVSHSAEGAGPASVEEVDAGCRVDEGTR; from the coding sequence ATGACCGCCGCACCGCGTCGAGAGGACGCCGCAGCACCGCGGGTCCACCCGGGCACGGTGCAGGCGGCCAGCTCCCTGTTGGCCGCCCTGGCGGCCCCGATGCGGCTGTCGATCGTGGCCTCGCTGCTCCAGCACGAGACCCGGTGCGTCCACCAGCTGGTGGACGAGCTCGGCGCCGCCCAGCCGCTGGTCTCCCAGCACCTGCGGGTGCTCCGGGAGGCCGGCCTGGTGGTGGGCGAGCGGCGGCACCGCGAGGTGCACTACGCGCTGGTCGACCAGCACGTCGGGCACATCGTGCGCGACGCGCTCGACCACGTGTCGCACTCGGCGGAGGGAGCTGGACCCGCGTCCGTCGAGGAGGTCGACGCGGGGTGCCGAGTGGACGAGGGGACCCGATGA
- a CDS encoding metal ABC transporter substrate-binding protein, with amino-acid sequence MHSRTPRPALPALLCAAALGLAGCSAGGTDPAAAAGGDLRVVASFYPLEWLSQQVAGDRATVTSLTPPGAEPHEHELTPQDVAAVSEADLVVYLPTLQPSVDEAVEQQAAGTAFDAGAVADLDLVYTDDHGDEHGDEHAADDEPAGPDGAVTDPHFWHDPLRMAAVGEALAEQLGRADAANADVYTANAAGLRDQMEALAAEFRAGLATCASRDVVTSHSAFGYLADAFDLHQVGISGLAPDEEPAPSALTDATAFVREHGVGTIYFETLVSPAVAETVARETGARTRQLDPIEGLTDESQGSDYPALMRANLASLRAGQQCS; translated from the coding sequence ATGCACTCCAGAACCCCGCGCCCTGCCCTGCCCGCCCTCCTCTGCGCCGCTGCGCTGGGCCTGGCGGGCTGCTCCGCAGGCGGCACCGACCCGGCGGCAGCGGCCGGCGGAGACCTGCGGGTGGTCGCGTCGTTCTACCCGCTCGAGTGGCTCAGCCAGCAGGTGGCCGGCGACCGGGCCACGGTCACCTCGCTGACACCCCCGGGCGCCGAGCCGCACGAGCACGAGCTCACCCCGCAGGACGTCGCGGCGGTGTCCGAGGCCGACCTGGTCGTGTACCTGCCGACCCTGCAGCCGTCGGTCGACGAGGCGGTCGAGCAGCAGGCGGCGGGCACCGCGTTCGACGCCGGCGCCGTCGCCGACCTCGACCTGGTCTACACGGACGACCACGGCGACGAGCACGGCGACGAGCACGCCGCCGACGACGAGCCCGCCGGGCCGGACGGCGCGGTCACCGACCCGCACTTCTGGCACGACCCGCTGCGGATGGCCGCCGTGGGCGAGGCGCTGGCCGAGCAGCTCGGCCGGGCCGACGCGGCGAACGCCGACGTGTACACCGCCAACGCGGCGGGCCTCCGGGACCAGATGGAGGCGCTGGCCGCCGAGTTCCGGGCCGGGCTGGCGACCTGCGCCAGCCGGGACGTCGTCACCAGCCACAGCGCCTTCGGGTACCTCGCCGACGCCTTCGACCTCCACCAGGTCGGCATCAGCGGCCTCGCCCCCGACGAGGAGCCGGCACCGAGCGCCCTGACCGACGCCACCGCGTTCGTCCGCGAGCACGGCGTCGGCACCATCTACTTCGAGACGCTGGTCAGCCCGGCGGTCGCCGAGACGGTGGCCCGGGAGACCGGCGCCCGGACCCGGCAGCTGGACCCGATCGAGGGGCTGACCGACGAGTCGCAGGGCTCGGACTACCCGGCGCTCATGCGCGCCAACCTGGCCAGCCTCCGCGCGGGGCAGCAGTGCTCCTGA
- a CDS encoding metal ABC transporter permease, with the protein MSDVVSFDDYGRLLALVQNSLLAAALLGVIGGLVGVFVQMRDMQFAVHGISELSFAGAAGALLLGVDVALGSVLGSLLAGLLIGWLGVRARDRNSVIGVLMPFGLGLGVLFLALYDGRAANKFGLLTGQVVSVDTVQLGWLIGLSAVVLGGLAVIWRPLAFVSADPEVAAARGLPAGVLSVAFTLLLALAVSLAVQVIGALLVLALLVTPAAAALRVTASPVLAPLLSATFGVVSAVGGILVALGTSVPISPFVTTISFGIYLACRLVSVRRSRRGWGSRGGGDALGTPVDNSSHMALS; encoded by the coding sequence GTGAGCGACGTCGTCAGCTTCGACGACTACGGCCGGCTGCTGGCGCTGGTGCAGAACTCGCTCCTCGCCGCCGCCCTCCTCGGGGTGATCGGTGGCCTGGTCGGCGTCTTCGTGCAGATGCGCGACATGCAGTTCGCCGTCCACGGGATCAGCGAGCTCTCCTTCGCCGGCGCGGCGGGGGCGCTGCTGCTGGGCGTCGACGTGGCGCTGGGGTCGGTGCTGGGCTCGCTGCTGGCCGGCTTGCTGATCGGGTGGCTGGGGGTGCGCGCCCGCGACCGCAACTCGGTGATCGGCGTGCTCATGCCCTTCGGCCTGGGCCTGGGCGTGCTCTTCCTGGCGCTCTACGACGGGCGGGCGGCGAACAAGTTCGGGCTGCTCACCGGGCAGGTCGTCTCGGTGGACACCGTCCAGCTGGGCTGGCTGATCGGCCTGTCGGCGGTGGTCCTGGGCGGGCTGGCGGTGATCTGGCGACCGCTGGCCTTCGTCAGCGCCGATCCCGAGGTCGCGGCGGCCCGCGGGCTGCCCGCCGGGGTGCTGTCGGTGGCCTTCACCCTGCTGCTGGCCCTGGCGGTCTCGCTGGCCGTCCAGGTGATCGGCGCCCTGCTGGTCCTCGCCCTGCTGGTCACCCCGGCGGCCGCCGCGCTGCGGGTCACCGCCTCCCCGGTGCTCGCCCCGCTGCTGAGCGCGACGTTCGGCGTGGTGTCCGCGGTCGGGGGCATCCTGGTGGCCCTGGGCACCAGCGTGCCGATCAGCCCGTTCGTCACGACGATCAGCTTCGGCATCTACCTGGCCTGCCGGCTGGTCTCGGTCCGGCGGTCCCGCCGGGGCTGGGGGAGCCGCGGCGGCGGGGACGCGCTCGGCACCCCAGTCGACAACAGTTCTCACATGGCCCTATCCTGA
- the mgrA gene encoding L-glyceraldehyde 3-phosphate reductase, protein MAYSADSTRYDAMPYRRTGSSGLDLPAVSLGLWHNFGDDVPFDRQRDILRRAFDLGVTHFDLANNYGPPYGSAETNFGRHLADDFRPYRDELVISSKAGWDMWPGPYGQGGGSRKYVLASLDQSLQRMGLEYVDVFYSHRPDPTTPLEETMGALHTAVQSGKALYAGISSYSPEMTAEAARILRELGTPLLIHQPSYSMLNRWIETEGLLDTLAEVGAGCIAFSPLAQGMLTDKYLDGVPEGSRATQGKSLDQSMITEAYLTHVRALNEIAQSRGQSLAQLALSWALRDARVTSVLIGASSVRQLEQNVAATQHLEFSAEELASIDQHAVDAGIDIWKGAREGTL, encoded by the coding sequence GTGGCCTACAGCGCAGACAGCACCCGTTACGACGCCATGCCCTACCGACGGACCGGGTCGAGCGGCCTCGACCTGCCCGCCGTGAGCCTGGGGCTCTGGCACAACTTCGGCGACGACGTCCCCTTCGACCGGCAGCGCGACATCCTGCGCCGGGCGTTCGACCTGGGCGTCACGCACTTCGACCTGGCGAACAACTACGGCCCGCCCTACGGCTCGGCCGAGACGAACTTCGGCCGCCACCTGGCCGACGACTTCCGCCCCTACCGCGACGAGCTGGTCATCTCCTCCAAGGCCGGCTGGGACATGTGGCCCGGCCCGTACGGCCAGGGCGGCGGCTCGCGCAAGTACGTGCTGGCCAGCCTCGACCAGTCGCTGCAGCGGATGGGGCTGGAGTACGTCGACGTCTTCTACAGTCACCGGCCCGACCCGACGACGCCGCTCGAGGAGACGATGGGCGCGCTGCACACCGCCGTCCAGTCGGGCAAGGCGCTCTACGCCGGCATCTCCTCCTACTCGCCGGAGATGACGGCCGAGGCCGCGCGGATCCTCCGCGAGCTCGGGACGCCGCTGCTGATCCACCAGCCGTCGTACTCGATGCTCAACCGCTGGATCGAGACCGAGGGCCTGCTGGACACCCTCGCCGAGGTGGGCGCGGGCTGCATCGCGTTCTCCCCGCTCGCCCAGGGGATGCTCACCGACAAGTACCTGGACGGCGTGCCCGAGGGGTCGCGCGCCACCCAGGGCAAGTCGCTGGACCAGAGCATGATCACCGAGGCCTACCTCACCCACGTGCGGGCGCTGAACGAGATCGCGCAGTCCCGCGGGCAGAGCCTGGCCCAGCTGGCGCTGTCCTGGGCGCTGCGCGACGCGCGGGTCACCTCGGTGCTGATCGGCGCCAGCAGCGTGCGGCAGCTCGAGCAGAACGTGGCGGCGACGCAGCACCTGGAGTTCTCCGCCGAGGAGCTGGCGAGCATCGACCAGCACGCGGTGGACGCCGGGATCGACATCTGGAAGGGCGCCCGCGAGGGCACCCTCTGA
- a CDS encoding DUF1490 family protein, which yields MAESRKNRTATAGRLLRKAAGTVATGVVGVAVVRAAERGEGGPLPRRIAVTATRWGILGTRRAEVAVEKARLAAGDVRAQAYADLGEQAPPPADRSTGGHDHSH from the coding sequence ATGGCCGAGTCGAGGAAGAACCGGACCGCCACCGCCGGCCGCCTGCTGCGCAAGGCCGCGGGCACGGTGGCCACCGGCGTGGTCGGCGTCGCCGTCGTGCGCGCCGCCGAGCGCGGTGAGGGCGGGCCGCTGCCCCGCCGGATCGCCGTCACGGCCACCCGCTGGGGCATCCTCGGCACCCGCCGCGCCGAGGTGGCGGTGGAGAAGGCACGCCTGGCCGCCGGCGACGTCCGCGCCCAGGCCTACGCCGACCTCGGCGAGCAGGCCCCGCCGCCGGCCGACCGGTCCACCGGCGGCCACGACCACAGCCACTGA